The following proteins are encoded in a genomic region of Lactiplantibacillus plantarum:
- a CDS encoding CtsR family transcriptional regulator, protein MQSQNISDIIEKYLKSILADSEHVEIRRSEIADLFNVVPSQINYVIKTRFTIQNGYLVESKRGGGGYIRIEKVNLVDDADVLDALIQVIGDSITQRDAYAVVQSLYEDDVLNRREAQLILVAIDHETLGLTDRDLENSLRARIIIGILNHLRYES, encoded by the coding sequence ATGCAAAGTCAAAATATCTCGGATATTATTGAAAAGTATTTAAAAAGTATTTTGGCGGACTCGGAGCATGTTGAAATTCGACGGTCAGAAATTGCCGACCTTTTCAACGTGGTACCCTCACAGATTAATTATGTGATTAAGACCCGGTTTACGATCCAAAATGGTTACTTAGTTGAAAGTAAACGTGGCGGTGGTGGTTATATTCGCATTGAGAAGGTTAATTTGGTCGATGATGCTGATGTGTTGGACGCCCTCATACAGGTGATCGGCGATTCAATCACACAACGAGATGCTTATGCGGTCGTCCAAAGTTTATACGAGGACGACGTCTTAAATCGTCGAGAAGCGCAATTGATTTTAGTGGCGATTGACCACGAGACGTTAGGATTAACGGACCGGGATTTAGAAAACAGTCTGCGGGCCCGGATAATTATCGGAATCTTGAACCACTTGCGTTACGAAAGCTAA
- the serS gene encoding serine--tRNA ligase, protein MLDVKMIRQNPDFVKEQLGHRGVAASDIDDLLAADEKRRELIAKSEQLKSTRNQVSGEISQKKRNKEDASAEIAEMQKVSADVKTLDEERRTVDAQVQDMAAHLPNMPHPDVPVSLKEEDAVELRRIGTPRHFDFTPKAHWDIGEDLGILDFERGAKVSGSRFLYYVGDGAKLERAVYNFFLDQHEAEGYTEVLPPYMVTDESMYGTGQFPKFKEDAFQITTQDLTLIPTAEVPLVNYYRDEVIPAEKLPVYFTALSPAFREEAGSAGRDTKGLIRLHQFNKVEMVKFTKPEDSWDELEKLTNNAESLLKKLGLPYHVITLTTGDMSFTAAMTHDLEVWFPEQDKYREISSCSNCTDFQARRAHIQYRDDDGKLQFVHTLNGSGLAVGRTVAAILENYQNEDGTVTIPDVLVPYMHGKTKIEKQG, encoded by the coding sequence ATGTTAGATGTTAAAATGATTCGTCAAAATCCAGATTTTGTAAAAGAACAGCTTGGTCATCGGGGTGTTGCTGCGAGTGACATCGATGATTTATTGGCCGCTGATGAAAAGCGTCGTGAATTGATCGCCAAGAGCGAACAATTGAAGTCGACGCGTAACCAAGTTTCAGGCGAAATTTCACAGAAGAAGCGGAACAAGGAAGACGCTAGTGCCGAAATTGCAGAAATGCAAAAAGTTAGCGCCGATGTGAAGACGTTGGATGAAGAACGGCGGACAGTTGATGCCCAAGTTCAGGATATGGCTGCACATTTACCAAACATGCCCCATCCCGACGTACCAGTTAGCTTGAAAGAAGAAGATGCCGTTGAATTACGTCGAATCGGGACACCACGGCATTTTGACTTTACGCCGAAAGCACATTGGGATATCGGTGAAGATTTAGGCATCTTAGACTTTGAGCGCGGTGCTAAGGTTTCTGGTAGTCGTTTCTTATACTACGTGGGCGATGGTGCTAAACTGGAACGCGCCGTTTACAACTTTTTCTTAGACCAGCACGAAGCTGAAGGGTATACGGAAGTTTTGCCGCCATACATGGTCACTGATGAATCTATGTACGGTACCGGCCAATTTCCTAAGTTCAAGGAAGACGCTTTCCAGATTACGACGCAAGATTTGACGTTGATTCCAACGGCCGAGGTGCCATTAGTCAACTATTATCGTGATGAAGTTATTCCCGCTGAAAAATTACCAGTTTACTTTACGGCCTTATCACCAGCCTTCCGTGAAGAAGCTGGTAGTGCTGGTCGTGATACGAAAGGCTTGATTCGCTTACACCAATTCAATAAGGTTGAAATGGTTAAGTTCACGAAACCAGAAGATTCATGGGATGAATTAGAGAAGTTGACCAACAATGCCGAATCATTGCTAAAGAAACTTGGGTTACCATATCACGTTATTACGTTAACGACTGGTGACATGAGCTTCACAGCTGCCATGACACATGACTTGGAAGTTTGGTTCCCAGAACAAGACAAGTACCGGGAAATCTCGAGTTGTTCAAATTGTACTGATTTCCAAGCTCGGCGGGCGCACATTCAATATCGCGATGACGATGGCAAATTGCAATTCGTTCATACTTTGAACGGGAGTGGCTTAGCTGTCGGTCGGACCGTTGCAGCTATTTTGGAAAACTATCAAAATGAAGATGGGACGGTTACGATTCCAGATGTATTAGTTCCATATATGCACGGTAAGACGAAGATTGAAAAACAAGGTTAA
- a CDS encoding deoxynucleoside kinase, with the protein MLVMSGTIGAGKTSLTQLVANHFGSKAFYESVDDNPILPLFYKDPKKYAFLLQIYFLNKRLDSIKSAFANDLDVLDRSIFEDSLLFHLNGDLGRATNTEVDIYDSLLDNMMQELPEASHQKSPDLLIHINISFDTMLKRIQKRGRSYEQIDQDPDLYKYYQTLNERYDDWYANYDHSPKMQIDGDQLDFVADADARKEVIRLIDEKVASLG; encoded by the coding sequence ATGCTTGTAATGTCAGGAACAATCGGTGCCGGCAAGACGAGTTTAACGCAGTTAGTGGCTAACCACTTTGGTTCTAAAGCGTTTTACGAGTCAGTTGATGATAATCCCATTTTGCCGTTATTTTATAAGGATCCTAAGAAGTACGCCTTCTTATTACAAATCTATTTTTTAAATAAACGGTTAGACAGTATTAAATCAGCTTTTGCTAACGATCTGGACGTCTTAGACCGGTCGATTTTTGAAGATTCATTATTATTTCATTTGAATGGTGATCTTGGCCGGGCGACGAATACCGAAGTTGACATTTATGATTCATTATTAGATAACATGATGCAGGAATTGCCAGAAGCGTCTCATCAAAAGAGTCCTGATTTACTTATTCATATCAATATTTCTTTTGATACGATGCTCAAACGAATCCAAAAGCGGGGCCGTTCTTACGAACAAATTGATCAAGATCCTGATTTATATAAATATTATCAGACTTTGAATGAACGCTATGACGACTGGTACGCTAATTATGATCATAGCCCGAAGATGCAGATCGACGGGGATCAGCTGGACTTTGTCGCCGATGCGGATGCGCGTAAGGAAGTCATTCGGTTGATCGACGAAAAAGTGGCTAGTTTAGGCTAG
- a CDS encoding M15 family metallopeptidase, producing MLKRNLLRGLALVSLAGVLAGCGASQLTSKATSSSTSAKSTKTQTKRQRLISALPKGVKSTDSDLVVVNKWHKRAEMTFNKSSVDGIEVRSSIVKPLEAFLAGAKKAGYPATIVSGYRSVAYQKEVWDQSIQTYENQGKSAKEALKLTKEYVAVPSGSEHETGLAADIMNTHWYSTHGNQLLSSSDKNKGQQWLINHAADYGFVLRFTKDGKQSTGIDYESWHFRYVGKASAEFMTKHNLTLEQYVSLLQAREKAAK from the coding sequence ATGTTAAAGAGAAATTTGTTAAGAGGTCTAGCATTAGTGTCATTAGCAGGTGTCCTGGCTGGCTGTGGTGCTAGCCAGTTGACGTCTAAAGCGACTAGTAGTTCTACGAGTGCTAAGTCGACGAAGACGCAGACCAAGCGGCAACGACTGATTAGTGCCTTACCGAAAGGCGTTAAATCGACCGATAGCGACTTAGTGGTCGTCAATAAGTGGCATAAGCGCGCTGAGATGACATTTAATAAGTCGAGCGTGGATGGTATTGAAGTCCGTAGTTCTATCGTCAAACCATTGGAAGCCTTTCTAGCGGGGGCAAAAAAAGCCGGCTATCCAGCAACAATCGTGTCTGGGTATCGTTCAGTCGCTTATCAAAAAGAGGTTTGGGATCAGTCGATTCAAACCTATGAGAATCAAGGAAAATCAGCCAAGGAAGCCTTAAAGCTGACTAAAGAATATGTCGCAGTTCCTAGTGGTAGTGAGCATGAAACTGGTCTCGCAGCAGATATCATGAACACGCACTGGTACAGCACTCATGGTAATCAATTATTGTCATCATCCGACAAGAACAAGGGTCAGCAGTGGTTGATTAATCACGCGGCGGACTATGGATTTGTGTTGCGCTTTACTAAAGATGGTAAGCAGTCGACTGGGATTGACTATGAATCTTGGCATTTCCGTTACGTTGGTAAGGCGAGTGCGGAATTCATGACTAAGCACAATTTGACTCTCGAACAGTACGTCAGTTTGCTGCAAGCTCGAGAAAAGGCGGCCAAGTAA
- a CDS encoding amino acid permease, with protein sequence MAEKQHQEVHRSLQTRHLSMIALGGSIGTGLFVASGSAISTAGPGGALLAYVGIGVMVYFLMTSLGEMATYLPVSGSFSTYATKFVDPALGFAMGWNYWFNWAITLAVDISTAAIVMQFWLPSVPGWVFSLIALVLIFTINALSVRSFGETEYWLSLIKVVTVLVFLVIGVLTIVGIMGGHATGLSNFTYKKAPFVGGIPTILSVFVVAGFSFQGTELIGITAGESATPEKSIPAAIKQVFWRILLFYILAIFVIAAIIPYTSKDLLGSSASDIAISPFTLVFKRAGLAAAASVMNAVILTSVLSAANSGMYASTRMLYSLSLQGYAPKTFGRVNRRGIPIMALLGTTVIGLLTFLSSLFGERIYIFLVSASGLTGFIAWLGIAISHLRFRRAFVKQGHQLSELRYHAKWFPFGPWFAFILCVVVIIGQDLHSFATLDWQAIGVTYMSIPLFIILYVYYKIRYHTKMIPLDKVDLTRKRHHQD encoded by the coding sequence ATGGCAGAAAAACAACATCAGGAAGTGCATCGTTCCTTACAGACGCGGCATTTATCCATGATTGCATTAGGTGGTAGTATCGGGACCGGGCTGTTTGTCGCGTCCGGTTCGGCAATTTCAACGGCTGGGCCGGGGGGAGCATTACTGGCCTACGTTGGTATTGGAGTGATGGTTTACTTTTTAATGACTAGTCTGGGCGAAATGGCAACTTATTTGCCCGTTTCAGGTTCGTTTTCCACGTATGCCACGAAGTTTGTTGACCCGGCACTTGGGTTTGCGATGGGCTGGAATTACTGGTTCAACTGGGCAATCACGTTAGCGGTCGATATTAGTACGGCGGCGATTGTCATGCAGTTCTGGTTGCCATCCGTGCCGGGGTGGGTTTTTAGTCTGATTGCGCTCGTCTTGATTTTTACGATCAACGCGCTGTCAGTCCGGTCGTTTGGAGAAACTGAGTACTGGCTTTCGCTAATTAAAGTGGTGACCGTGCTCGTATTCTTGGTTATCGGTGTCTTGACGATCGTGGGAATCATGGGCGGTCATGCCACTGGCCTCAGTAACTTTACCTATAAAAAGGCACCATTTGTCGGTGGAATTCCAACGATTTTGAGTGTCTTCGTGGTCGCTGGTTTTTCGTTTCAAGGAACCGAATTAATTGGGATCACGGCCGGGGAGTCAGCAACACCGGAGAAAAGTATTCCGGCGGCTATTAAACAAGTTTTCTGGCGTATTTTGTTATTTTACATTTTAGCCATTTTCGTGATTGCGGCGATTATTCCTTATACGTCGAAAGATCTTCTAGGGTCATCAGCGAGCGATATTGCCATCAGTCCGTTCACGTTAGTCTTTAAACGGGCTGGGTTGGCGGCTGCGGCCAGTGTGATGAACGCAGTGATCTTGACGTCCGTATTGTCAGCTGCTAATTCGGGGATGTACGCCTCGACACGGATGTTATATTCTTTGTCATTACAGGGTTATGCCCCCAAGACATTTGGTCGGGTCAATCGTCGTGGGATTCCAATCATGGCATTATTAGGAACGACGGTGATTGGATTACTCACGTTCTTGTCGAGTCTATTCGGTGAACGGATTTATATTTTCCTCGTTTCGGCCAGTGGGTTAACGGGCTTTATCGCTTGGCTAGGAATCGCTATTTCGCATCTGCGTTTCCGTCGCGCGTTTGTTAAGCAGGGGCATCAATTGAGTGAATTGCGGTACCATGCCAAGTGGTTCCCATTTGGCCCGTGGTTCGCCTTTATCTTGTGTGTCGTGGTCATTATTGGTCAAGACTTACATTCATTTGCAACGCTTGATTGGCAGGCTATTGGGGTGACCTATATGAGCATCCCGTTATTCATCATCTTGTATGTCTATTATAAGATTCGCTATCATACTAAGATGATTCCGCTAGACAAGGTTGATTTGACACGCAAACGACACCATCAAGATTAA
- the alsS gene encoding acetolactate synthase AlsS, whose amino-acid sequence MPDKKYYGADAIVDSLVNHDVKYVFGIPGAKIDRVFERLEHPVNPKSPRLIVTRHEQNAAFIAAGIGRITGKPGVVMTTSGPGASNLATGLVTATAEGDPVLAISGQVQRADLLRLTHQSMNNAALFKPITKYSAEVQEPENISEVLANAYQEATAAKQGASFVSVPQDVTDSIVRTPVITPIQAPKLGPASPVEATLLAQKIKAAKLPVLLVGMRASSPEVTKAIRNLVAAANLPVVETFQAAGVISRDLEANHFFGRVGLFRNQPGDMLLKKSDLVIAVGYDPIEYEPRNWNAEGKSRIVVIDAMRAEIDHNFQPETELIGDIAQTLDFLLPYMKGYDISDSARAYLGELQERLQTRDFVPNIDKQSKLNHPLSVIAALQQRVSDDMTVTVDVGSHYIWMARHFRSYEPRHLLFSNGMQTLGVALPWAIAAALVRPDTQIVSVSGDGGFLFSAQELETAVRLKQNIVHLIWNDGTYDMVKFQEEMKYGEDAAVHFGPVDFVKYAESFGATGLRVNQPADLEKVLDQAFATDGPVVVDIPIDYSDNKALGKTMLPDQFY is encoded by the coding sequence ATGCCAGATAAGAAATATTACGGGGCCGATGCGATCGTCGACAGCCTTGTAAACCACGACGTTAAGTACGTATTCGGGATTCCAGGCGCTAAGATCGATCGGGTCTTTGAGCGCTTGGAGCACCCAGTCAACCCGAAAAGTCCGCGGTTGATCGTGACGCGGCATGAACAGAATGCCGCGTTTATCGCTGCCGGAATCGGTCGGATTACTGGGAAACCTGGTGTAGTGATGACAACATCTGGCCCCGGTGCCAGCAATTTAGCCACGGGGCTCGTAACGGCAACTGCTGAAGGTGACCCAGTCTTGGCAATTTCTGGTCAAGTTCAGCGTGCTGACTTGTTACGGTTGACCCACCAAAGTATGAATAACGCGGCACTATTTAAGCCGATTACAAAGTACAGTGCGGAAGTTCAAGAACCGGAAAACATTTCGGAAGTGCTCGCAAACGCCTACCAAGAAGCCACAGCTGCTAAGCAGGGCGCCAGCTTTGTTAGTGTGCCACAAGATGTCACTGATTCGATTGTACGCACACCTGTTATTACACCAATCCAGGCACCTAAGTTAGGACCTGCTAGCCCGGTCGAAGCCACGTTATTAGCACAAAAAATCAAAGCAGCTAAGTTGCCGGTCTTGCTAGTTGGGATGCGGGCTTCTTCACCAGAAGTGACGAAAGCAATTCGGAACTTGGTGGCTGCTGCTAATCTACCAGTTGTCGAGACTTTCCAAGCGGCAGGCGTGATCTCACGTGATTTGGAAGCCAACCATTTCTTCGGTCGGGTCGGGTTATTCCGTAACCAACCAGGGGATATGTTACTAAAGAAGTCCGACTTAGTGATTGCGGTCGGTTATGACCCGATTGAATATGAACCCCGCAACTGGAATGCGGAAGGCAAATCCCGTATCGTGGTTATCGATGCAATGCGCGCTGAAATTGATCATAATTTCCAACCGGAAACCGAATTGATCGGTGATATTGCCCAGACGTTAGACTTTTTGTTGCCGTACATGAAGGGCTATGATATTAGCGATAGTGCGCGAGCTTACTTGGGTGAATTACAAGAACGGCTTCAGACGCGTGATTTCGTACCTAATATTGATAAGCAGTCCAAGTTAAATCATCCGCTGTCAGTAATTGCAGCCTTACAACAACGGGTCAGTGATGACATGACAGTGACGGTCGATGTCGGCAGTCATTATATCTGGATGGCGCGTCACTTTCGGAGCTATGAACCACGGCACTTGTTGTTCAGTAATGGGATGCAAACGCTAGGGGTGGCCTTACCTTGGGCAATCGCAGCGGCTTTGGTTCGTCCAGATACGCAAATCGTATCTGTCTCTGGTGATGGTGGTTTCCTATTTTCCGCCCAAGAGCTGGAAACGGCTGTTCGACTGAAGCAAAATATCGTTCATTTGATCTGGAATGATGGCACCTACGATATGGTTAAATTCCAAGAAGAAATGAAGTATGGCGAGGATGCAGCGGTCCACTTTGGCCCAGTTGATTTTGTGAAGTATGCTGAAAGCTTTGGTGCGACTGGCTTGCGGGTAAACCAACCTGCTGATTTGGAAAAAGTGCTTGATCAGGCCTTTGCCACGGATGGTCCAGTTGTGGTGGATATTCCAATTGATTATTCTGATAACAAGGCGTTAGGTAAGACAATGTTACCAGACCAGTTTTATTAA
- a CDS encoding Rrf2 family transcriptional regulator yields the protein MQLAKSFEQAACVLVLLATQQPEIPLTADVLHERIGGSASYIRKIIRKLVVAGLVTSTSGNNGGVHLARSPEDISITDVVAAIEGTLQTFPNYGYFDRVFKDVEPVAHEGTKVVNGIFSRADQLWLDFLDQQKLATLIKELLVVTQIPVLDWTNYSDDKMAQLNALLSRMRAHK from the coding sequence ATGCAACTCGCAAAATCGTTTGAACAGGCCGCCTGCGTGTTGGTATTGTTGGCTACACAGCAACCGGAGATTCCGTTGACTGCGGATGTCTTGCACGAGCGAATTGGTGGTTCCGCTTCGTATATTCGTAAGATTATTCGTAAATTAGTAGTGGCAGGACTGGTCACGTCCACCAGTGGAAATAACGGGGGTGTCCACTTGGCACGCTCACCTGAGGACATTTCAATTACAGATGTGGTCGCGGCCATCGAGGGGACGTTGCAGACCTTTCCGAATTATGGTTATTTTGACCGAGTATTTAAGGACGTTGAACCGGTCGCTCATGAAGGGACGAAAGTGGTCAACGGGATTTTTTCGCGAGCGGATCAATTATGGTTAGATTTTTTAGACCAGCAAAAACTGGCGACGTTGATCAAGGAATTATTAGTTGTTACTCAAATCCCAGTGTTGGATTGGACGAATTACTCAGATGATAAAATGGCCCAATTAAATGCGTTGCTTAGTCGGATGCGGGCACATAAGTGA
- a CDS encoding GNAT family N-acetyltransferase gives MGMVTVTTRNEQLELRPFTLADTEDYYDLVRDPSIAASAGFTPAHSLVEAEFLLKQQAKLPQIFAIELTAIHRVIGSVGLYERMTNTGEPATLEMDLGYMLNARYWGRGIMTAAVARILRYGFETLHLRRITASCLANNPASKRILEHANFRQYDAVRHPDYAPFGAGQTELFFDCVELNL, from the coding sequence ATGGGCATGGTTACGGTTACAACTCGGAATGAGCAACTCGAGTTACGGCCATTTACGTTGGCAGATACAGAGGATTATTATGACTTAGTTCGTGATCCGTCAATTGCGGCATCGGCGGGCTTTACGCCAGCGCACAGCTTAGTGGAAGCCGAATTCTTATTGAAACAGCAAGCGAAGTTACCACAGATTTTTGCGATTGAACTAACAGCGATCCACCGCGTGATTGGCAGTGTGGGGTTGTATGAGCGCATGACGAATACGGGCGAACCAGCAACTTTAGAGATGGATCTCGGGTATATGTTGAACGCTCGATATTGGGGGCGGGGCATTATGACGGCAGCAGTTGCACGTATTTTACGATACGGGTTTGAAACGCTTCATTTGCGGCGGATCACAGCCAGTTGTCTAGCTAATAATCCGGCGTCTAAGCGAATCTTAGAGCATGCTAATTTTCGACAGTATGATGCTGTTCGCCATCCAGATTACGCCCCGTTTGGCGCTGGTCAGACGGAGTTATTCTTTGATTGTGTGGAATTAAACCTTTAG
- a CDS encoding alpha/beta hydrolase, whose amino-acid sequence MQVIKQKLTATCAQLTGYLHQPDTNAHQTNLPAIIIVPGGSYTHIPVAQAESLAMAFAGHGYQAFYLEYTLLTDQQPLGLAPVLDLGRAVNLLRQHAAEWHIDPQQITPAGFSVGGHIVALYNDYWATRVATELNVTPAMLKPNNVVLGYPVISPLLGFPKDDATLATWTPTPNELAADQHVNSDNQPTFIWTTADDPIVPATNTLAYATALATAKIPYELHVFKHGPHGLALANAQTAWKPDANQPHVAHWLTLALEWLADNR is encoded by the coding sequence ATGCAAGTTATTAAGCAAAAATTAACAGCGACGTGCGCGCAATTGACCGGTTATTTGCATCAACCGGATACGAACGCACACCAAACGAACTTACCCGCCATTATTATCGTTCCGGGCGGCTCATACACGCATATTCCAGTGGCGCAAGCAGAGAGTCTCGCCATGGCTTTCGCTGGGCACGGTTACCAGGCCTTTTACTTGGAATATACGCTACTCACTGATCAACAACCACTCGGATTAGCACCCGTATTAGATTTAGGACGAGCAGTCAACTTGCTTCGTCAACACGCGGCCGAATGGCATATTGATCCGCAACAGATCACGCCTGCTGGTTTTAGCGTGGGTGGTCACATTGTGGCACTGTATAACGATTACTGGGCGACCCGCGTGGCAACTGAATTAAACGTAACGCCCGCCATGTTAAAGCCGAATAACGTGGTACTCGGCTATCCAGTCATCAGTCCATTGCTAGGTTTCCCCAAGGATGACGCGACCTTGGCTACCTGGACACCAACGCCGAACGAACTGGCCGCTGACCAACACGTCAATTCAGATAATCAGCCGACTTTTATCTGGACAACGGCTGACGACCCAATTGTTCCAGCAACCAATACGCTTGCCTACGCGACTGCGTTAGCAACTGCTAAGATTCCTTATGAACTACACGTCTTTAAACATGGCCCACACGGACTAGCCCTTGCGAATGCACAAACAGCATGGAAACCAGACGCCAATCAGCCGCACGTCGCCCACTGGTTAACGTTAGCACTTGAATGGCTAGCTGATAATCGTTAG
- a CDS encoding phosphatase PAP2 family protein yields MIDKSRSRPIKFVIGVILFAYLSYFISDGAVGIDLLDVALTSLVQISNSGIWTVFYKVIAWLASPGMDILWIVILAFLMYGFKYKIQAFWTLAYMVGAMALGFIVKHIIGRARPIGHLAQDTGYSYPSGHVLGTFVLVSVIIMLIVPELPSYRMAMIVKWVSVVWLVLVIFSRIYLNAHYPTDTIGAVLLAWSWSQIMQWFYVFWAPGLLKWPLFYRSYL; encoded by the coding sequence ATGATCGATAAGTCGCGTAGTCGGCCGATCAAGTTTGTCATTGGGGTAATTTTATTTGCCTACTTAAGCTATTTTATTAGTGACGGCGCGGTTGGTATTGATTTACTAGATGTGGCCTTAACGTCGCTGGTCCAAATTAGTAATAGCGGTATTTGGACGGTATTTTATAAGGTGATTGCTTGGTTGGCGTCACCCGGAATGGACATTTTGTGGATCGTCATCCTGGCGTTTCTAATGTACGGATTTAAATATAAGATTCAAGCGTTCTGGACGCTAGCATATATGGTTGGTGCAATGGCGTTAGGCTTTATTGTCAAGCACATCATCGGCCGAGCGCGACCAATTGGTCATTTAGCGCAGGATACCGGATATAGTTATCCCAGTGGTCACGTTTTAGGAACCTTTGTGTTGGTCAGCGTGATTATCATGTTGATTGTTCCTGAGTTGCCAAGTTATCGAATGGCAATGATCGTCAAGTGGGTGAGTGTCGTATGGTTAGTATTGGTCATTTTCTCACGTATTTACTTGAATGCACATTATCCAACTGATACGATTGGGGCCGTGTTGTTGGCATGGTCTTGGAGTCAAATCATGCAATGGTTCTACGTTTTCTGGGCACCAGGATTATTGAAATGGCCGTTGTTTTATCGCTCATATTTATAA
- a CDS encoding LCP family glycopolymer transferase, producing MEDMPSRSEMHREKSQGNNSQGNGNGPKKKHPVRNTVLIIIAVLLVGTGAFAARTYFNAKNAADTVFKSSGIKKSRNTSAVLNGKKPVSILLLGTDTGALGRNYKGRTDTIILATINPKTKTTTLMSLPRDSEVAVSGFEQDFPTKLNAAYAYGSAGTTIKTVQKWLNVPIDYYALINMGGMKKVVDEIGGVDITPIRTFTYEGYTFTKGQKEHMNGAKALAYSRMRYDDPLGDYGRQQRQRQLITAIIGESASASNLLKQDFLNSLAKQTRTDLTFGNLTSIVTNYRSATKNIVSDHAQGTGKMIDGQSFEVVSQSEKQRVTNVLRKSLNLKAATTGEKFANQN from the coding sequence ATGGAAGACATGCCAAGTCGCTCAGAAATGCATCGTGAGAAATCACAAGGAAACAATTCACAGGGGAACGGCAACGGGCCCAAGAAGAAGCACCCCGTTCGCAATACCGTTTTAATCATTATTGCCGTGTTATTAGTTGGGACCGGGGCCTTTGCCGCGCGAACTTATTTTAACGCCAAGAATGCGGCCGACACCGTCTTCAAGAGTAGTGGTATTAAAAAGAGTCGGAATACGAGCGCCGTATTGAATGGTAAGAAACCCGTCTCGATCCTATTACTCGGAACTGATACCGGGGCCCTCGGGCGGAACTATAAAGGCCGGACCGATACGATCATCTTAGCAACGATCAACCCCAAGACTAAGACAACGACCCTGATGAGTTTACCACGTGATTCTGAAGTAGCTGTCTCCGGCTTCGAACAGGACTTCCCGACTAAGTTAAACGCTGCCTACGCTTATGGTAGTGCCGGAACGACCATCAAGACCGTTCAAAAATGGTTGAACGTTCCAATCGACTATTACGCCCTGATCAACATGGGTGGCATGAAAAAAGTTGTGGATGAAATCGGTGGCGTTGACATTACTCCAATTCGGACATTTACCTACGAAGGCTACACCTTTACTAAGGGCCAAAAAGAACATATGAATGGTGCCAAAGCCTTGGCTTACTCCCGGATGCGTTATGATGATCCACTCGGCGACTATGGTCGGCAACAGCGGCAACGGCAATTAATTACCGCCATTATCGGAGAAAGCGCCAGTGCTTCCAACTTGCTTAAACAAGATTTCTTAAATTCACTTGCTAAACAAACACGGACTGACTTAACATTCGGTAATTTAACTAGTATCGTCACTAATTACCGTAGTGCAACCAAGAATATCGTCTCTGATCACGCCCAGGGTACTGGTAAGATGATTGATGGTCAGTCTTTCGAAGTTGTTTCGCAATCTGAAAAGCAACGGGTCACGAACGTCTTACGTAAGTCCCTTAATTTAAAGGCTGCGACAACCGGCGAAAAATTTGCTAACCAAAACTAA
- a CDS encoding threonine/serine exporter family protein: MMGTIGQLVLAYIAVLGFGLIINIPHQALNVAGWIGTLTWGGYLIVQAFDGGVVLGSLIGSVGIGVLSSLAARYKKMPAIIFNIPSLVSFVPGSQAYQMVRNFALGNYREAVSFTLQVIMITGAIALGFLLAELLNRLIAFCIRQWRLHRLES, translated from the coding sequence ATGATGGGCACAATTGGACAATTAGTGCTGGCTTACATTGCGGTACTGGGGTTTGGCCTGATTATTAATATTCCACATCAAGCGTTAAACGTTGCGGGCTGGATTGGTACCCTAACGTGGGGTGGCTATTTGATTGTTCAGGCTTTTGATGGTGGGGTCGTCTTAGGAAGCTTAATTGGCTCGGTCGGTATTGGCGTCCTCAGCAGCTTAGCAGCTCGCTACAAGAAGATGCCCGCTATTATCTTCAATATTCCGAGTTTAGTTTCATTCGTGCCCGGCAGTCAGGCTTATCAGATGGTGCGTAACTTTGCGCTGGGTAATTATCGTGAGGCGGTTTCATTCACGTTGCAAGTGATTATGATTACTGGTGCGATTGCATTGGGATTCTTATTAGCTGAATTACTCAACCGGCTTATCGCATTTTGTATTCGCCAGTGGCGGTTGCACCGATTGGAGTCGTAA